The Chroicocephalus ridibundus chromosome 20, bChrRid1.1, whole genome shotgun sequence genome has a window encoding:
- the TCP11 gene encoding T-complex protein 11 homolog isoform X1 produces MESIRQKAEHEALGIHGLTTFVLGTMARLCMPVRDEEVQGLQALTDPAQLLREIFQVLGPMKMDMLNFTVQNIRTRLQDHTIQFERKKFQELLDKLPNSLDRTREWPCKAAAEVSASSSQPPPHPAVSGSPAMPSPGAISSSTAVPSLTSVLNQGYMNLLCWEPGQKEYLEVGEVLGHFYSFFIKIYKMNKYQFCIFCRKNLADCPLCTTSHCTCFFPYVKQIRFFTKRKLPAARQLPSTQLHGDITALLHGLRSAYLSQLLFLHPQADLVSVHRHCLWIRPDCRGYKRR; encoded by the exons ATGGAGTCGATTCGACAGAAGGCTGAGCACGAGGCTCTGGGTATCCACGGTCTCACCACGTTTGTCCTTGGCACCATGGCAAGGCTTTGCATGCCTGTTCGGGATGAGGAAGTACAAGGGCTGCAAGCCCTCACAGACCCAGCTCAGCTTCTCAG GGAGATTTTCCAGGTGTTGGGCCCGATGAAAATGGATATGCTGAATTTTACCGTCCAGAACATCCGCACCCGCTTGCAAGACCACACCATCCAGTTTGAACGGAAGAAATTCCAGGAACTCTTGGATAAGCTGCCTA ATAGCCTGGATCGCACAAGAGAGTGGCcgtgcaaagcagcagcagaagtgtctGCGTCCTCTTCACAGCCACCACCCCACCCTGCAGTCAGTGGCTCACCTGCCATGCCCTCGCCGGGGGCCATCAGCAGTAGCACAGCTGTGCCAAGTCTCACGTCCGTGCTAAATCAAGGGTACATGAATCTGCTCTGCTGGGAGCCTGGGCAAAAGGAATACCTTGAGGTAGGAGAAGTGCTTGGACACTTCTACAGCTTTTTCATAAAGATATACAAAATGAACAAGTACCAGTTCTGCATCTTCTGTAGAAAGAACTTGGCAGACTGTCCCCTCTGCACCACGAGTCATTGCACATGTTTTTTCCCCTATGTGAAACAAATTAGATTTTTCACAAAACGAAagctccctgctgccaggcagctgccttccaCTCAGCTTCATGGGGATATTACAGCCTTGCTCCATGGCTTGAGATCTGCTTATTTATCACAGCTGCTGTTCCTACACCCACAGGCTGATTTGGTTTCTGTTCACAGACACTGTTTATGGATCAGGCCTGACTGCAGGGGGTACAAGCGCAGGTGA
- the TCP11 gene encoding T-complex protein 11 homolog isoform X2 gives MESIRQKAEHEALGIHGLTTFVLGTMARLCMPVRDEEVQGLQALTDPAQLLREIFQVLGPMKMDMLNFTVQNIRTRLQDHTIQFERKKFQELLDKLPNSLDRTREWPCKAAAEVSASSSQPPPHPAVSGSPAMPSPGAISSSTAVPSLTSVLNQGYMNLLCWEPGQKEYLEAPELWPNVGCPVLAGCDDTPQARGETSLPSASLEGFKARYEAALEDVSDQVLQEVSRALARLRYPTFTTDKCTSLKGQIKSIADKGNAVQHVTEQRIHSFLSLFISPGGQNSQKDFPKGLDPIQEELLEVGRRFGSTIHHNRRVFGPYYSGILKKLLLPNAEPDSDAGMDSF, from the exons ATGGAGTCGATTCGACAGAAGGCTGAGCACGAGGCTCTGGGTATCCACGGTCTCACCACGTTTGTCCTTGGCACCATGGCAAGGCTTTGCATGCCTGTTCGGGATGAGGAAGTACAAGGGCTGCAAGCCCTCACAGACCCAGCTCAGCTTCTCAG GGAGATTTTCCAGGTGTTGGGCCCGATGAAAATGGATATGCTGAATTTTACCGTCCAGAACATCCGCACCCGCTTGCAAGACCACACCATCCAGTTTGAACGGAAGAAATTCCAGGAACTCTTGGATAAGCTGCCTA ATAGCCTGGATCGCACAAGAGAGTGGCcgtgcaaagcagcagcagaagtgtctGCGTCCTCTTCACAGCCACCACCCCACCCTGCAGTCAGTGGCTCACCTGCCATGCCCTCGCCGGGGGCCATCAGCAGTAGCACAGCTGTGCCAAGTCTCACGTCCGTGCTAAATCAAGGGTACATGAATCTGCTCTGCTGGGAGCCTGGGCAAAAGGAATACCTTGAG GCACCAGAACTGTGGCCGAATGTTGGCTGTCCTGTGCTAGCTGGCTGCGATGACACTCCGCAGGCACGTGGAGAGACTTCCCTCCCTTCcgcatccctggaggggttcaaggccag GTATGAAGCAGCTTTAGAAGACGTCAGTGACCAAGTGCTCCAGGAAGTCAGCAGGGCTCTCGCGCGACTGCGTTACCCCACTTTTACGACTGACAAATGTACTTCCCTGAAAGGCCAGATAAAAAGCATCGCGGACAAGGGCAATGCAGTCCAGCATGTCACCG AGCAGCGGATTCATTCCTTCCTCAGCCTTTTCATTTCCCCCGGTGGACAGAATTCTCAAAAAGATTTCCCAAAGGGCCTTGATCCCATTCAGGAAGAGCTGCTGGAAGTTGGGCGCAGGTTTGGAAGCACGATCCACCACAACAGGCGGGTGTTTGGACCTTACTACTCGGGAATTCTCAAGAAGCTGCTTCTGCCAAACGCAGAGCCAGACTCAGATGCAGGGATGGATTCTTTCTGA